From bacterium:
CGGATCAGGTTGAAAAAACGTTTCCATCTGATATGATGAAATATGTCATAGAGGGGAACATCCCTGTTCCAGCTCCAATAGAGGAGAACAGCCTTCCCCTTGATGTTTTCGACGGGTACGGTTCCCCAGTACCGCGAATCATTGGAATTATCACGGTTATCGCCCATAACAAAAACCGTTCCGGGAGGAACCGTCTGCCCCTGCAGATTGTCGCGGGGTCCAAGGCTGGCCGGGTATATCGTATGATCGACGATTTTTGCGTGTCTGGGCAAATTCTGCTCGACACCGTCAATATATACCTTTTTATTTCGTATTTCGATTGTCTGTCCACCGACCGCCATACACCGTTTTATAAAGTCTTTCGAAGGGTCTTCCGGATATTTGAAAACGATAACATCTCCGGGGCGCGGATCGCGGATTTTAAAAAACTGTTTACCGGTAAAGGGTATCCGGGTGCCATAAAGAAATTTGACGGCAACGAGCTGGTCGCCGACAAGGAGTGTATCCTCCATCGAGCTGGAGGGTATCTTGAAAGGCTGCACGATAAACGTTCTTATGATCACAGCGAGAATAAACGCTATAAGAATAGGCTCGATCCAGTCCTTACGGAATTTTGCGAAACCGCTCTGGTGTTTGCGGATGTTTGGAGAGGCCACATCTCCTCCAGTGAAGGGATAACTACTTTATTTTTGTGATAAGTCTGTTCCAGCGTACTTTTTTGATGATGTTGTAGAAAGGAATATCCGGGTCCCAGCTCCAGTAAAGAAACAGGGCTTTCCCCTTCACATTTTCCATGGGTAAAAATCCCCAGAACCGTGAATCATTTGAGTCGTCGCGATTATCACCCATCATGAACAGCGAACCCTCAGGCACAGTGACAGGCCCCATATTGTCACGGGTGGTGAAATTTCCGGGCAGCACACGCGGATCGATGTATTTCCCTTTCGGCGGCAGCTCAAAAAGAACATTATCGACATACACTTTTTTATCACGTACTTCAACACTCTGCCCGCCGACAGCTACGCAGCGTTTTATGAGGTCTTTTTTAGGTTCGGACGGCGATTTGAATATGATTATATCGTTCTGTCTGGGTTTTTTGAATCTCAGAAACCGTATGTCGGTAAAGGGAATCCTTGTGCCATAAATGAATTTCGATGCAAAAAGATAATCCCCGACCAGGAGGGTATCTTCCATCGAGCCCGATGGAATCTTGAAGTTCTGGAAGAAAAATGTCTTGAAAATGAACACAAGCACGAACGCAATGACAACGGGTTCTATCCATTCCTTACGGAATTTCGTGAAACCGCTGTATTGTACTTTCTTTTTTTCCTTTTCCTTTTCTTTCACCGTATACCACCATTACATGAAGTGTTTTTCATTTATACAAGACTTTTGACTGAATTATTCATTAAAAAGTTTCAGCGGTTGATGAAAAAGCCGCTTTTTCACATGCCCGCTTATGAAATATTGTTGTCTGTTCGCTGTTAAAGACGTGTAAAACAATACTTTGCGCCGAATCTTGACAGTTCATAACTTCGCAAACAGTGTTTATTCACCACACTTTTTTTAATTTTCCGTTTTAAGCACGGCGAGAAACGCTTCCTGGGGGATTCTCACCCGGCCAACGCTTTTCATGCGCTTTTTGCCTTCCTTTTGTTTTTCCAGGAGTTTCC
This genomic window contains:
- the lepB gene encoding signal peptidase I; amino-acid sequence: MASPNIRKHQSGFAKFRKDWIEPILIAFILAVIIRTFIVQPFKIPSSSMEDTLLVGDQLVAVKFLYGTRIPFTGKQFFKIRDPRPGDVIVFKYPEDPSKDFIKRCMAVGGQTIEIRNKKVYIDGVEQNLPRHAKIVDHTIYPASLGPRDNLQGQTVPPGTVFVMGDNRDNSNDSRYWGTVPVENIKGKAVLLYWSWNRDVPLYDIFHHIRWKRFFNLIR
- the lepB gene encoding signal peptidase I, with amino-acid sequence MKEKEKEKKKVQYSGFTKFRKEWIEPVVIAFVLVFIFKTFFFQNFKIPSGSMEDTLLVGDYLFASKFIYGTRIPFTDIRFLRFKKPRQNDIIIFKSPSEPKKDLIKRCVAVGGQSVEVRDKKVYVDNVLFELPPKGKYIDPRVLPGNFTTRDNMGPVTVPEGSLFMMGDNRDDSNDSRFWGFLPMENVKGKALFLYWSWDPDIPFYNIIKKVRWNRLITKIK